The Desulfobotulus mexicanus genome has a segment encoding these proteins:
- a CDS encoding TlyA family RNA methyltransferase — protein sequence MAGKLKKRLDAIMVDKGLVLSRERARALILAGKVQVNGLRVDKAGAQITEDAHIETDIPDFPYVSRGALKLKAALDQLSLNPEGMVCMDVGASTGGFTDLLLRQGASLVVAVDVGYGQLAWSLRQDSRVKVLERTNIRHLSEEAMDIKVDLVTIDTSFISLRLVIPACRKFLKEDARILALVKPQFEVGKGEVGKGGVVRNPDVHAKVLKELENFFISEGFFVGGAIASSIQGPKGNQEFILPLWTKAETKQKEENPDIMEYVSGFNFCEASAASLPSGSHEGDV from the coding sequence ATGGCAGGCAAGCTTAAAAAAAGACTGGATGCCATTATGGTGGACAAGGGGCTGGTTTTAAGCCGGGAGCGTGCCAGAGCCCTGATTCTTGCGGGAAAGGTTCAGGTTAATGGCTTGCGCGTGGATAAGGCGGGGGCTCAGATTACAGAGGATGCGCATATCGAAACAGATATTCCTGATTTTCCCTATGTCAGTCGGGGTGCCTTGAAACTTAAAGCTGCTCTGGATCAGCTTTCTCTGAATCCTGAAGGTATGGTCTGTATGGATGTAGGTGCATCCACCGGAGGATTTACGGATCTTCTCCTTCGTCAGGGTGCCAGCCTGGTTGTTGCCGTGGATGTGGGCTATGGTCAGCTGGCATGGTCCCTTCGTCAGGACAGCAGGGTGAAGGTATTGGAAAGAACCAATATCCGCCATCTTTCCGAAGAGGCCATGGATATCAAAGTGGATCTTGTAACTATTGATACAAGTTTTATATCCCTGCGGCTGGTCATTCCTGCCTGCAGAAAATTTTTAAAGGAAGATGCCCGAATTCTGGCCCTTGTTAAACCGCAGTTTGAAGTGGGCAAAGGAGAGGTGGGTAAAGGAGGTGTGGTAAGAAACCCTGATGTTCATGCAAAAGTTCTAAAAGAGCTGGAAAATTTTTTCATTTCAGAAGGTTTTTTTGTGGGAGGAGCAATTGCCTCATCCATACAGGGTCCCAAGGGGAATCAGGAATTTATTCTTCCTTTGTGGACTAAAGCCGAAACAAAACAAAAAGAAGAAAACCCGGATATTATGGAGTATGTGTCAGGTTTCAATTTCTGTGAAGCCTCTGCAGCCTCCCTTCCTTCCGGTTCGCATGAGGGAGACGTTTAA
- the xseA gene encoding exodeoxyribonuclease VII large subunit, with amino-acid sequence MGTEFSGKDVRKIHTISELTSDIRSRLESAYPFVWIVGEISNLSRPSSGHLYFSLKDNTSQIAALMFRGQNRQLRFQPENGLKVTGFGRITVYPPRGSYQIILEYLEPAGAGSLQLAFEQLKRRLEVEGLFDPVHKKPLPFLPQRISLVTSPDGAALHDMLKVFKHRYPNLHIEVAPVPVQGEGAEGQIAAALRKINGLNRSDLIILARGGGSLEDLAAFNSEDVARAVFDSEIPVITGIGHETDFTIADFTADYRASTPTAAAESAVPVKERLKTEIINSRSHLCAAFKNHLNRLRSKNQNMQEKLLHPRRSLVLSRMRLDETEEKLMRRFKRLISWKKQQLGWTEKAISPAPLFYRLEQKRIYHAQVHKMLHFYQSEDILRKRIASENMKHRLLNLSPFAVLERGYAVARKLPEKYIIKETENLSLGDSIEIQLARGFIRCRIEEMDHGKKKL; translated from the coding sequence ATGGGGACAGAATTTTCCGGAAAAGATGTCCGTAAAATCCACACCATTTCCGAGTTGACCTCTGATATCCGGTCCCGCCTGGAATCTGCCTATCCCTTTGTCTGGATTGTAGGTGAAATTTCCAACCTTTCAAGACCCTCATCCGGGCATCTATATTTCTCCCTCAAAGACAATACCTCTCAGATTGCTGCCCTGATGTTCCGGGGACAAAATCGTCAGCTTCGTTTTCAGCCGGAAAACGGCCTTAAGGTTACGGGGTTTGGCCGCATTACTGTTTATCCTCCCAGGGGCAGCTATCAGATTATACTGGAATATCTTGAACCTGCCGGTGCTGGCTCCCTTCAGTTGGCCTTTGAACAGCTGAAACGGCGTCTTGAGGTCGAAGGTCTTTTTGATCCTGTTCATAAAAAACCCCTGCCCTTTCTTCCTCAACGCATTTCCCTTGTTACTTCTCCAGATGGTGCTGCTCTTCATGATATGCTCAAGGTTTTTAAACACAGATATCCCAACCTTCATATAGAGGTGGCTCCTGTACCTGTTCAGGGTGAAGGTGCTGAGGGGCAGATTGCAGCTGCCTTAAGAAAAATCAATGGTTTGAACAGAAGTGACCTGATTATTCTTGCAAGGGGTGGCGGTTCCCTGGAAGATCTGGCTGCCTTTAACAGTGAAGATGTGGCAAGGGCTGTCTTTGATTCAGAAATACCTGTTATTACAGGAATTGGCCATGAGACAGATTTTACCATAGCGGATTTTACAGCAGATTACCGGGCATCTACGCCTACGGCTGCGGCAGAATCCGCTGTACCGGTTAAAGAAAGGCTTAAAACTGAAATAATCAATAGCCGGAGCCATCTTTGTGCTGCATTTAAAAACCACCTGAACCGGCTTCGCAGCAAAAATCAAAATATGCAGGAAAAACTTCTGCATCCCCGCCGCAGTCTGGTTTTGAGCCGGATGAGGCTGGATGAGACGGAAGAAAAATTGATGCGTCGTTTCAAACGCCTTATTTCATGGAAAAAGCAGCAACTGGGCTGGACGGAAAAAGCCATCTCCCCTGCCCCGCTGTTTTACAGATTGGAGCAAAAACGCATCTACCATGCACAGGTGCATAAAATGCTTCATTTTTACCAGTCAGAAGATATTCTCAGAAAACGGATTGCTTCTGAAAATATGAAGCATCGGCTTCTAAATCTCAGCCCCTTTGCTGTTCTGGAAAGGGGCTATGCCGTGGCAAGAAAACTCCCTGAAAAATATATTATCAAAGAAACTGAAAATCTCAGCCTTGGGGACAGCATAGAAATTCAGCTGGCAAGAGGTTTTATACGCTGTCGCATAGAGGAAATGGATCATGGCAAAAAAAAGCTTTGA
- the dxs gene encoding 1-deoxy-D-xylulose-5-phosphate synthase, translating into MSLLDTIHSPADLKKLDRSDLPRLASEIRARIIDVTSRNGGHLASSLGAVELTLAIHYVFDTPQDKLIWDVGHQSYAHKLITGRSQAFDTLRKPGGISGFPRIGESPFDAFSTGHSSTSISAGLGMAHGKKLAGDSHKVVAVIGDGSMTAGLAYEGLNHAGDSRGNLLVILNDNDMSISPNVGALSSFLSRTFSARYLQDLRAEFGRFLKSLPKIGDDVYQLAKRSEESFKAFVTPGMLFEAFNFDYFGPINGHRLNHLIDILQNIRELKEPVLLHVTTKKGMGYPPAEKNPTFFHGVPPFDIRSGEKIPPPPAPPSYTEIFGRTLCHMAEKNEKILAVTAAMPEGTGLSPFAEKFKDRFFDVGIAEQHAVTFAAGMSTEGFRPVVAIYSTFLQRAYDQLLHDVCLDGHPVIFAIDRGGFVGDDGPTHHGLFDLAFLRTLPGMTIMAPRDEAQLAAMMKTAESHSGPSAIRYPRGAGTGVNVDINCPALSMGKGEILRKGRNLTLLALGRPVYEALRAAEILAEQGIDAQVVDARFLKPLDTSLLREIGMEGKPVITLEEGILTGGFGSAVLEFYGDEGISCPLRRLGVPDRFMSHGNPDDLRKACGLDAQSIAETAQMLMEKAAS; encoded by the coding sequence TTGTCTTTACTGGATACCATCCATTCTCCGGCGGATCTGAAAAAACTGGACAGGTCTGATCTTCCAAGGCTTGCCAGTGAAATCCGTGCAAGAATTATTGATGTCACCTCCCGCAATGGCGGCCATCTGGCCTCAAGTCTCGGGGCTGTGGAGCTGACCCTTGCCATTCATTATGTGTTTGATACACCTCAGGATAAACTCATATGGGATGTGGGTCATCAGTCCTATGCCCACAAACTCATTACCGGTCGCAGTCAGGCCTTTGATACTTTAAGAAAACCCGGCGGGATTTCAGGTTTTCCGCGCATCGGTGAAAGCCCCTTTGATGCCTTCAGTACCGGTCACTCCAGCACATCCATTTCAGCGGGTCTGGGGATGGCCCACGGGAAAAAACTTGCCGGAGATTCCCATAAGGTTGTGGCGGTCATCGGGGATGGTTCCATGACAGCAGGCCTTGCTTATGAGGGGTTAAATCATGCCGGAGATTCCAGGGGTAATCTCCTTGTGATCTTAAATGATAACGACATGTCCATATCCCCTAATGTGGGAGCCCTTTCATCCTTTCTCAGCCGGACCTTTTCCGCCAGATACCTGCAGGATTTGCGGGCGGAATTCGGCAGATTCTTAAAATCTCTTCCTAAAATAGGAGATGATGTATATCAGCTGGCCAAGCGTTCCGAAGAATCCTTCAAGGCCTTTGTTACGCCGGGTATGCTCTTTGAGGCCTTTAATTTTGATTATTTTGGTCCCATCAATGGACACAGGCTTAATCATCTTATCGATATTCTTCAGAATATCAGGGAGCTTAAAGAGCCTGTGCTTCTCCATGTTACTACAAAAAAAGGCATGGGTTACCCACCAGCGGAAAAGAATCCCACTTTCTTCCATGGTGTGCCTCCCTTTGATATCAGAAGCGGAGAAAAAATTCCCCCCCCCCCTGCCCCACCTTCCTATACGGAAATTTTTGGCAGAACCCTCTGTCACATGGCAGAAAAAAATGAGAAGATTCTGGCCGTAACGGCAGCCATGCCCGAAGGCACCGGACTTTCTCCCTTTGCCGAAAAGTTTAAAGATCGTTTTTTTGATGTGGGCATTGCAGAGCAGCATGCTGTTACCTTTGCAGCTGGCATGTCCACGGAAGGTTTCAGGCCTGTGGTGGCCATATACTCCACTTTTTTGCAGCGAGCCTACGATCAGCTTCTCCATGATGTCTGTCTGGACGGGCATCCCGTCATTTTTGCCATTGACCGCGGCGGTTTTGTGGGCGACGATGGCCCTACCCACCATGGTCTCTTTGATCTGGCATTCTTACGTACACTTCCCGGCATGACAATTATGGCACCGAGGGATGAAGCGCAACTGGCGGCTATGATGAAAACAGCAGAAAGTCACTCTGGCCCCTCTGCCATCCGCTATCCCAGAGGGGCAGGAACTGGCGTTAATGTGGACATAAACTGCCCTGCACTTTCCATGGGAAAAGGAGAAATACTCCGAAAAGGCAGAAATTTGACACTGCTGGCCTTGGGCAGACCCGTGTATGAGGCCCTGCGTGCCGCAGAAATTCTTGCTGAACAAGGTATTGATGCCCAAGTGGTGGATGCCCGGTTCCTGAAACCTCTGGATACATCCCTTCTCCGGGAAATAGGAATGGAAGGTAAACCCGTCATTACCCTTGAAGAAGGTATTCTTACCGGAGGTTTTGGTTCCGCAGTTCTTGAATTTTATGGGGATGAGGGGATTTCATGCCCCCTACGGCGTCTTGGAGTTCCGGATCGTTTCATGAGCCATGGTAATCCAGATGATTTAAGGAAAGCCTGCGGTCTGGATGCCCAGAGTATTGCTGAAACGGCTCAGATGTTGATGGAAAAGGCGGCGTCATAA
- a CDS encoding pyridoxal phosphate-dependent aminotransferase, whose amino-acid sequence MRRDIVHVGSGKLTYEIREIVAVAHELRQMGVEITWENIGDPIQKGEKVPQWIKDIVHDLTKDDVTYGYVATPGVEETREFLAAQVNARGGYQICAKDILFFNGLGDAVAKIFGFLKREARVIGPSPAYSTHSSAEAAHSGYEHLTYELDPSNGWMPDLVDLENKVKYNDSIAGILLINPDNPTGAVYPREILEKIVDIAYRYDLFVICDEIYAHIVYNGSETCHLSEVIRDVPGMALRGISKEYPWPGSRCGWIEVFNQDRFPMFATYIKTIRDAKMLEVCSTSLPQFSIPLVMGDPRYKEHLATRAKTFEMRANEAYDALKCVKGISLVPAHGAFYMTVLFDDNVLNAGQTLPIENSEVKAYVEAKVKNVEVDKRFVYYLLGATGICVVPLTGFCCKKQGFRFTLLETDDVKRPWIWKTLKESIEHYIASA is encoded by the coding sequence ATGCGCAGAGATATCGTTCATGTGGGTTCGGGGAAACTCACCTATGAAATTCGGGAAATTGTGGCCGTAGCCCATGAGCTTCGGCAGATGGGTGTTGAAATAACATGGGAAAATATCGGAGATCCTATTCAGAAGGGGGAAAAGGTACCCCAGTGGATCAAGGACATTGTTCATGATCTGACCAAGGACGATGTCACATACGGGTATGTTGCAACGCCCGGAGTTGAAGAAACCCGTGAGTTCCTTGCAGCCCAGGTGAATGCAAGGGGCGGATATCAGATCTGTGCCAAAGACATTCTGTTTTTTAACGGCCTTGGTGATGCGGTTGCCAAGATTTTCGGTTTTCTCAAAAGAGAAGCCCGTGTGATAGGGCCTTCCCCTGCCTATTCAACGCACTCTTCGGCGGAAGCCGCCCACTCAGGATATGAACACCTGACCTATGAGCTGGACCCATCCAATGGCTGGATGCCGGACTTGGTAGATCTGGAAAACAAGGTCAAATACAATGATTCCATTGCCGGCATTCTGCTGATCAATCCTGATAATCCCACGGGCGCTGTCTATCCCAGAGAAATTCTTGAAAAAATAGTAGATATTGCATACCGATATGATCTGTTTGTCATATGTGATGAAATTTATGCCCATATTGTGTACAATGGTTCAGAAACCTGTCACCTCAGCGAGGTTATCCGGGATGTTCCAGGGATGGCCCTTCGTGGTATTTCCAAGGAATATCCTTGGCCGGGCAGCCGGTGTGGCTGGATTGAAGTGTTTAATCAGGATCGCTTTCCCATGTTTGCCACCTATATCAAAACCATACGGGACGCGAAGATGCTGGAAGTCTGTTCAACCAGTCTGCCGCAATTCTCCATTCCCCTTGTCATGGGAGATCCCCGTTACAAGGAACATCTGGCAACACGGGCAAAAACCTTTGAGATGCGTGCCAATGAAGCCTATGATGCCTTAAAATGTGTCAAAGGAATTTCTCTTGTACCTGCCCATGGTGCCTTTTACATGACCGTTCTTTTCGATGATAATGTATTGAATGCAGGCCAGACCCTTCCCATTGAAAATTCTGAAGTCAAAGCCTATGTGGAAGCAAAGGTAAAAAATGTAGAGGTGGACAAGCGTTTTGTCTACTATCTGCTGGGGGCTACGGGAATATGTGTGGTACCTCTTACTGGTTTTTGCTGTAAAAAACAGGGATTTCGGTTTACACTCCTTGAAACCGATGATGTGAAACGTCCCTGGATCTGGAAAACTCTGAAGGAAAGTATCGAGCACTATATTGCTTCTGCATAA
- the xseB gene encoding exodeoxyribonuclease VII small subunit, translating into MAKKSFEEGLAQMQAIVEELESGELPLEKAIRRFEEGMKLSKYCNDCLDEAEARLTKLTESGEEQPFQAETVLKEDRLK; encoded by the coding sequence ATGGCAAAAAAAAGCTTTGAAGAAGGACTTGCGCAAATGCAGGCCATTGTGGAAGAACTGGAAAGCGGTGAACTTCCGCTGGAAAAAGCTATCCGCAGATTTGAAGAAGGAATGAAGCTTTCAAAATACTGCAATGACTGCCTTGATGAGGCGGAAGCCCGTCTGACAAAACTTACGGAATCAGGCGAAGAGCAACCCTTTCAAGCGGAGACAGTTTTAAAGGAGGACAGGCTGAAATGA
- a CDS encoding polyprenyl synthetase family protein, producing the protein MTFVLADHLEVCRRWVDLCLKECLNSLSCPSPLLHEAMSHSLMAGGKRLRPILCLGAAQAISENLEQAMELCQDVACALELIHTYSLIHDDLPAMDDDDLRRGIPTCHKAFDEGTAILAGDALLTLAFDCLASSQKSVLHPGLWLNIIRAIAKAAGPAGMVGGQMLDLVSEGKNIDYVMLERLHRLKTGALIEVSIYCGALLAGADDKQQVALSVYGSHLGLAFQVTDDLLDVTGDPAVMGKAAGSDAQSGKATYPSLLGVEAATELAESLVKNAIDSLDDFGHGADPLRSLAAYVLERKK; encoded by the coding sequence ATGACCTTTGTACTTGCAGACCACCTTGAAGTATGTCGCCGCTGGGTGGATCTCTGTCTTAAGGAATGCCTGAATTCCCTCTCCTGCCCTTCCCCCCTTCTTCATGAAGCCATGTCCCATTCTTTGATGGCCGGAGGCAAGCGGCTGCGTCCAATCCTCTGCCTCGGTGCTGCACAGGCCATATCAGAAAACCTTGAACAGGCCATGGAACTATGTCAGGACGTGGCCTGTGCTCTGGAGCTGATCCATACCTACTCCCTCATCCACGACGATCTGCCCGCCATGGATGATGATGATCTCCGCAGGGGTATTCCCACCTGCCACAAGGCCTTTGATGAAGGAACGGCTATTCTGGCCGGAGATGCCTTACTGACTCTTGCCTTTGACTGTCTTGCTTCATCACAAAAATCTGTTTTGCATCCCGGGCTGTGGCTGAATATCATCCGTGCCATTGCAAAGGCCGCAGGTCCGGCGGGTATGGTTGGCGGCCAGATGCTTGATCTTGTATCCGAAGGCAAAAACATTGATTATGTAATGCTTGAAAGGCTTCACAGACTCAAAACCGGAGCCCTGATAGAAGTTTCCATATACTGCGGTGCCCTTCTGGCTGGTGCCGATGATAAACAGCAGGTCGCCCTGTCCGTTTATGGCAGTCATCTGGGGCTGGCTTTTCAGGTTACCGATGATCTTCTGGATGTAACAGGAGATCCTGCTGTCATGGGAAAAGCCGCAGGCTCCGATGCCCAGAGCGGGAAAGCAACCTACCCTTCCCTTCTGGGGGTGGAGGCTGCCACGGAGCTGGCTGAAAGTCTTGTGAAAAATGCCATTGACAGTCTTGATGATTTTGGCCACGGGGCAGATCCCCTGCGAAGTCTTGCAGCCTATGTGCTGGAGCGTAAAAAATGA
- the fusA gene encoding elongation factor G, which produces MSEKAKFKRNIALVGHSGSGKTVLAERLLFDNGLLSRMGRVEDGNTVMDFEPEEIARGGSVSTGLHAFSWKKHEIMLLDTPGNANFFSETLLCMQAAETVFLVVDAVDGIRVKTEEAMESAAEQQKPTVLFINKMDKERTVFNDIIQVAESLLNIRPVKVQLPIMSDELCTGFVDLMTLQAYIFQEDGKSQKSDIPADLQDDVEMERMALVEAIAEADDSLLERYLEGDELSGEELAGGLKKAVTDRIFVPVLMGSALTGAAMDYLMDFIIQSTPCPLDNSPRKAMKGNEEILVSYDENAPFSGFVFKTVVDPFAGLLNICKVVSGSLGKDGVFLNVSKDEKERYSQLYQMAGKQQKPITEAFPGDIVAFAKLKSTGTFDSLSDESLPLIFPQVSPLAPCMGFAAYAAKKGDEDKVFASLARLAEEDKAIRLERNATTSEILVYGVGQVHIETIVEKLKRKFKVEVDLKTPKIPYKETITRKVRVQGRHKKQTGGHGQFGDCWIRFEPLPRGEGFQFGDEIVGGSIPKQYIPAVEKGLIEATSKGVLAGFPCVDFKAIADDGSFHAVDSSEMAFKIAASLAYKKGMEEAKPVLLEPIYNVFVKAPSDYMGDIMGDLNSRRGRVMGMDTEGKSGTINAQIPLAEIQKYAPDLTSMTGGRGTFTSEFSHYEEVPGEIAQKIIDAARQEAAA; this is translated from the coding sequence ATGAGCGAAAAAGCCAAATTCAAACGGAATATTGCGCTGGTCGGCCATAGCGGATCTGGGAAGACAGTTCTTGCGGAACGCCTTCTCTTTGATAACGGACTCCTGTCCCGCATGGGGCGTGTGGAGGACGGTAATACCGTAATGGATTTTGAGCCTGAAGAAATTGCCCGCGGAGGCAGTGTTTCTACAGGACTTCATGCCTTTTCATGGAAAAAGCATGAAATCATGCTTTTGGATACTCCGGGGAATGCGAACTTTTTTTCCGAAACCCTCCTCTGTATGCAGGCTGCAGAAACCGTTTTTCTTGTTGTAGATGCTGTGGACGGTATTCGGGTGAAAACCGAAGAAGCCATGGAAAGTGCTGCTGAGCAGCAGAAACCGACAGTTCTTTTTATCAATAAAATGGATAAGGAACGAACTGTTTTTAATGATATTATACAGGTGGCCGAATCCCTCCTCAATATCCGTCCGGTAAAGGTACAGCTACCCATTATGAGTGATGAGCTCTGCACGGGTTTTGTGGATCTTATGACTCTTCAGGCTTACATTTTCCAAGAAGACGGTAAATCTCAAAAATCAGATATTCCCGCAGATCTTCAGGATGATGTGGAAATGGAGAGAATGGCACTGGTGGAAGCCATTGCCGAAGCCGATGATTCGCTCCTTGAAAGATATCTTGAAGGGGATGAGCTAAGTGGAGAAGAGCTGGCTGGAGGCTTGAAAAAAGCGGTTACAGATCGTATTTTTGTTCCGGTTCTCATGGGATCTGCCCTTACCGGTGCTGCCATGGATTATCTAATGGACTTTATTATACAATCCACCCCCTGCCCCCTTGACAATTCGCCTCGCAAGGCCATGAAAGGCAATGAGGAAATTCTTGTTTCCTATGATGAAAATGCTCCTTTTTCCGGTTTTGTATTCAAAACCGTGGTGGACCCCTTTGCAGGTCTTCTTAATATCTGCAAGGTGGTTTCCGGTTCTCTGGGTAAAGACGGTGTATTTTTAAATGTTTCCAAGGATGAAAAAGAACGTTATTCCCAGCTTTATCAAATGGCAGGCAAGCAGCAGAAACCCATTACAGAAGCATTTCCCGGTGATATTGTGGCATTTGCCAAGCTGAAAAGCACAGGCACCTTTGATTCTTTATCTGATGAATCCCTGCCCCTTATTTTTCCGCAGGTATCTCCCCTTGCGCCCTGTATGGGTTTTGCAGCATATGCTGCAAAAAAAGGTGATGAAGATAAAGTATTTGCTTCCCTTGCAAGACTGGCCGAAGAGGACAAGGCCATACGTCTGGAACGCAATGCCACCACCAGTGAAATTCTTGTGTATGGTGTGGGACAGGTTCATATAGAAACCATTGTGGAAAAGCTCAAACGAAAATTTAAGGTAGAAGTGGATCTTAAAACACCTAAGATTCCTTATAAGGAAACCATTACCCGCAAGGTGCGGGTTCAGGGTCGCCATAAAAAGCAGACCGGCGGGCACGGGCAGTTTGGTGACTGCTGGATACGATTTGAACCACTGCCCAGGGGAGAAGGGTTCCAGTTCGGCGATGAAATTGTGGGTGGTTCGATTCCGAAACAGTATATCCCTGCTGTGGAAAAGGGTCTTATTGAAGCCACCAGCAAAGGTGTGCTGGCTGGTTTCCCCTGTGTGGATTTTAAGGCCATAGCCGATGACGGTTCTTTTCATGCCGTGGATTCATCGGAGATGGCCTTTAAAATTGCAGCATCTCTTGCCTACAAAAAAGGCATGGAAGAAGCAAAGCCTGTTCTCCTTGAGCCCATATACAATGTTTTTGTCAAGGCTCCCAGTGATTACATGGGAGATATAATGGGAGATCTGAACTCCCGCAGGGGCCGGGTTATGGGCATGGATACCGAAGGTAAATCCGGCACCATCAATGCCCAGATTCCTCTGGCGGAAATTCAGAAATATGCACCGGATCTGACTTCCATGACCGGTGGCCGCGGTACTTTCACTTCAGAGTTCTCACACTATGAAGAAGTACCCGGAGAAATTGCCCAGAAAATCATTGATGCCGCAAGGCAGGAAGCAGCGGCATAG
- a CDS encoding regulatory protein RecX — protein sequence MNEELSGEQKKALAMALSMLSRRNLSRMELHRRLLKKGVAVHAAEAALKICMEKGYIDEEERAFQIIQSGLRSGYGPLRIHVDLRKGGIPDNLGERMLENTLKESDVNILARTALRKLATVQEKNPLKKKAKLYRFLISRGFPSPDIMDFIQSLD from the coding sequence GTGAATGAAGAATTATCGGGTGAACAGAAAAAAGCCCTTGCCATGGCCCTGTCCATGCTCAGCAGAAGAAATCTCAGTCGCATGGAACTTCACCGTCGCCTTTTGAAAAAAGGTGTTGCGGTTCATGCTGCTGAAGCAGCCCTTAAAATCTGTATGGAAAAGGGCTATATTGATGAAGAGGAAAGGGCTTTTCAGATAATTCAATCCGGACTGCGATCCGGATATGGTCCCTTGCGCATCCATGTGGATTTACGCAAAGGCGGTATCCCCGATAATCTCGGAGAAAGAATGCTTGAAAATACCCTCAAAGAGTCAGACGTAAACATTCTTGCCAGAACCGCCCTGCGTAAACTTGCCACGGTACAGGAAAAGAATCCTTTGAAAAAAAAAGCAAAACTTTACCGTTTTCTTATTTCCAGAGGCTTTCCTTCCCCGGATATTATGGATTTTATTCAATCCCTCGACTGA
- a CDS encoding valine--pyruvate transaminase: MMRLSTFGEKFSSKSGILQLMDDLGNTLSGKGDMVMMGGGNPAHIPEVEEAMARRLKKIHGDSEEIRRMIGIYDPPQGEKNFIAGLTDLLNKEFGWNLSPKNIALTNGSQSAFFLLFNMFAGPCPDGKKRKILLPLAPEYIGYADAGLVPDFFISFKPKIDFLERPFFKYRIDFENLHMSDETAAICVSRPTNPTGNVLTDEEVITLDLMAKKAGIPLILDSAYGTPFPDIIFTQARPFWNENIVLCMSLSKLGLPAARTGIVIARQEIVRALSRMNAVMNLATGSFGAMMAMDLVRSGEIISLSRNVIKPYYRKRAEEAVKLFEKALEGTDFFIHKPEGAIFLWLWFRNLPISSQKLYERLKEKGVLVVPGHYFFPGIEDENWPHRQECIRVNYSQPEEVVKKGIAIIGEEVRRAFSRGIE; encoded by the coding sequence ATGATGCGTCTTTCCACCTTCGGTGAAAAATTCAGTTCCAAAAGTGGTATACTACAGTTAATGGATGATCTGGGCAATACACTGTCCGGTAAAGGGGATATGGTCATGATGGGAGGCGGCAATCCAGCCCATATTCCAGAAGTGGAAGAAGCCATGGCCAGACGCTTAAAAAAAATCCATGGAGACAGCGAAGAAATCCGTCGGATGATCGGTATTTATGATCCACCCCAGGGAGAAAAAAATTTTATAGCAGGTCTTACAGATCTCCTGAACAAGGAATTCGGATGGAATCTTAGCCCGAAGAATATTGCTCTGACCAATGGATCTCAGTCCGCATTTTTTCTTCTCTTCAACATGTTTGCAGGCCCATGCCCGGACGGCAAAAAAAGAAAAATTCTGCTGCCCCTGGCACCTGAATACATAGGTTATGCCGATGCAGGCCTTGTTCCGGATTTTTTCATTTCCTTCAAACCTAAGATAGATTTCCTTGAAAGGCCATTTTTTAAATACCGGATAGATTTTGAAAATCTCCATATGTCCGATGAAACCGCAGCCATCTGCGTATCCAGACCCACCAATCCCACAGGTAATGTGCTCACCGATGAAGAGGTGATCACTCTGGATCTGATGGCAAAAAAAGCAGGTATTCCACTTATTCTGGACAGTGCCTATGGAACTCCTTTTCCAGATATTATTTTTACCCAAGCCAGACCTTTCTGGAATGAAAACATAGTTTTATGCATGAGTCTTTCCAAACTGGGACTGCCTGCGGCAAGGACGGGTATTGTCATTGCAAGGCAGGAAATTGTCCGTGCCCTTTCCCGGATGAATGCTGTTATGAATCTTGCGACAGGAAGTTTCGGAGCCATGATGGCCATGGATCTTGTCAGAAGCGGTGAGATTATTTCCTTAAGCCGGAATGTCATTAAGCCCTACTACAGAAAGCGGGCCGAAGAAGCTGTGAAACTATTTGAAAAGGCATTGGAAGGTACGGATTTTTTTATCCATAAGCCAGAAGGTGCCATATTTCTCTGGCTCTGGTTCCGCAACCTTCCCATCAGCAGTCAAAAACTTTATGAAAGGCTCAAGGAAAAAGGCGTCCTGGTGGTGCCAGGCCATTATTTTTTCCCCGGAATTGAAGATGAAAACTGGCCCCACCGTCAGGAATGCATACGGGTGAATTACAGCCAGCCTGAAGAGGTGGTAAAAAAGGGAATTGCTATCATTGGTGAAGAGGTAAGGCGGGCATTCAGTCGAGGGATTGAATAA